The Penaeus monodon isolate SGIC_2016 chromosome 13, NSTDA_Pmon_1, whole genome shotgun sequence genome contains a region encoding:
- the LOC119580476 gene encoding extensin-like, which produces MKTRLACVLLVAAAWAAPPPVPRVVGNVTEISVGRDKRNSDCYDYSNWCNMCDPCVPCYNNQYCYQYNCYDPCWGWTTPAPIWPPVDPIPPVWPTVPPVWPTVPPVWPTVPPVWPTVPPVWPTRPPVDPTPPAWPTQPPVDPTPPWNTRPPVDPTPPPWYTRPPVDPTPPWNTRPPVDPTPPPWYTRPPVDPTPPWNTRPPVDPTPPWNTRPPIDPIPPWYTRPPRPDLTPVWATKTPRPTRPTYIPVWATKTPIPTYIPVWATKTPRPTRPDYTPVGVTKTPRPTRPALTPVGVTKTPIPTLPTPTNARAKRGCDKMCIDAEQNDYCCNEDSLQEEKGECPAQTSDCPADRRRSARETQPVCKLDKDCEGNRRCCFDACEQDYVCMEVQAPLKRLLRNPGSRNTGM; this is translated from the exons CTGGCTTGTGTCCTCCTCGTGGCAGCAGCATGGGCTGCACCACCACCTGTTCCTCGCGTTGTCGGAAACGTTACCGAGATAAGTGTAGGTCGGGACAAAAGAAACTCCGACTGCTATGACTACAGTAATTGGTGTAATATGTGCGACCCGTGTGTCCCGTGCTACAACAACCAATACTGTTACCAATATAACTGCTATGATCCATGTTGGGGCTGGACAACGCCTGCGCCTATTTGGCCTCCTGTAGACCCCATACCTCCAGTATGGCCCACTGTCCCTCCTGTGTGGCCCACTGTCCCTCCTGTGTGGCCCACTGTCCCTCCTGTGTGGCCCACTGTCCCTCCTGTGTGGCCTACCAGACCACCCGTCGATCCTACACCTCCAGCGTGGCCTACACAACCCCCAGTTGACCCCACTCCTCCATGGAATACTAGACCCCCTGTTGATCCCACACCACCCCCATGGTACACAAGACCCCCAGTTGATCCCACACCTCCATGGAATACTAGACCCCCTGTTGATCCCACACCACCCCCATGGTACACAAGACCCCCAGTTGATCCCACACCTCCATGGAATACTAGACCTCCCGTAGATCCTACACCTCCATGGAACACTAGACCCCCTATCGACCCCATACCTCCATGGTATACTCGACCGCCAAGACCAGATCTGACTCCAGTTTGGGCAACAAAGACCCCAAGACCCACAAGACCAACTTACATCCCAGTCTGGGCTACTAAGACCCCAATCCCAACTTATATCCCAGTCTGGGCTACTAAGACCCCGAGGCCCACAAGACCAGATTACACCCCAGTCGGAGTTACAAAGACCCCGAGGCCCACAAGACCAGCTTTGACCCCAGTCGGAGTTACAAAGACTCCAATACCAACATTACCGACGCCTACAAATGCCCGTGCAAAACGTGG GTGTGACAAGATGTGTATTGATGCTGAACAAAATGACTACTGCTGCAATGAAG ATTCCTtacaagaggagaaaggagaatgccCAGCCCAGACCAGCGATTGCCCAGCGGACAGACGCCGTTCAGCTCGAGAGACACAG CCCGTGTGTAAGTTAGACAAAGACTGTGAAGGTAACCGTAGGTGCTGCTTCGACGCATGTGAACAGGATTACGTTTGCATGGAAGTACAGGCGCCGCTCAAACGCCTACTTAGAAACCCAGGAAGTAGGAACACAGGCATGTAG